One window of Pseudomonas urmiensis genomic DNA carries:
- a CDS encoding tRNA (adenine(22)-N(1))-methyltransferase: MNEQTLSMRLERVAAHVPAGARLADIGSDHGYLPVALMLRGRIEHAVAGEVALTPFHSAQRKVRKHGLEQQVSVRLADGLAAIEPADRINTVSICGMGGETMCEILQRGKHYLSGAERLIFQPNGGERELRTWLMENGYQIEQEELLRENRFDYEIIVAVPGAGSAYSAEQLFFGPRLLQARSEAFLAKWRRVLRQRQQTLAHFEHAQAVPQDKAREFSKQVEWITQVLG; the protein is encoded by the coding sequence TTGAACGAACAGACATTGTCGATGCGCCTGGAGCGTGTGGCGGCGCATGTGCCCGCCGGCGCGCGGCTGGCCGATATCGGCTCGGACCACGGTTACCTGCCGGTAGCGCTGATGCTGCGCGGGCGCATCGAGCATGCGGTGGCCGGCGAGGTGGCGCTGACGCCGTTTCATTCAGCGCAACGCAAGGTGCGCAAGCATGGCCTTGAACAGCAGGTCAGCGTGCGCCTGGCCGATGGCCTGGCAGCCATCGAGCCTGCTGATCGGATCAATACGGTGAGCATCTGCGGCATGGGGGGCGAGACCATGTGCGAGATTCTTCAGCGTGGCAAGCATTACCTCAGCGGCGCGGAGCGGCTGATTTTCCAGCCCAATGGCGGCGAGCGCGAGCTGCGCACCTGGCTAATGGAAAACGGTTACCAGATCGAGCAGGAAGAGTTGCTGCGAGAAAATCGCTTCGATTACGAGATCATCGTGGCCGTGCCCGGCGCGGGCAGTGCCTACAGTGCTGAGCAGCTGTTCTTCGGGCCGCGTCTGCTGCAAGCGCGCAGTGAGGCGTTTCTGGCCAAGTGGCGGCGGGTGCTACGTCAGCGCCAGCAGACCTTGGCGCACTTCGAACATGCCCAGGCGGTCCCGCAGGACAAAGCACGGGAGTTTTCCAAGCAGGTTGAGTGGATTACCCAGGTGCTGGGATGA
- a CDS encoding PLP-dependent aminotransferase family protein → MPLADETKESAQARWIRPFKPKGGPRYIQIAEMIAESIQSGSLQSGDQVPPQRTLAAQLGVDLTTVTRAYAEARNRGLIASYSGRGSFVTGVSEPGAEVRIDLTMNIPPQPANGAMAELVGKGLDDVLRRNRIEALSTYQDEPTTRSALQAAQGWLKPALGDLDTRALSVCSGSQAAIFAILASCAKPGDTLLCDPLTYPGLLLAARQLGLRVLAVEGDADGMRPDALERAQQQSGARLVYLNPTFNNPTAHTMPIGRRQQIAATVLRLDLTLIEDDPYRYLLDDAPAAIATLTGGANTFYLASLSKCLWPSLRTSFVLPPRGDTGERLQSGLRAASMGCSALLLGLVEHWIRSGTAKQLVQEIQREARARQQLAGSLLTAPVQTHPTGIHLWLALPAHWNQNLFTHALDELGVNVASADSFSVAPQTQDAVRVSLGGPADQASLGSALRKIDALLKEDRRRSSRAFV, encoded by the coding sequence ATGCCTCTCGCTGACGAGACGAAAGAATCAGCTCAAGCCCGCTGGATAAGGCCCTTCAAACCTAAGGGCGGGCCAAGATACATACAGATCGCCGAAATGATCGCAGAATCCATACAATCGGGTTCTTTGCAGTCTGGCGACCAGGTTCCGCCGCAACGCACCCTGGCCGCGCAACTGGGCGTCGACCTGACCACGGTGACCCGCGCCTATGCCGAAGCGCGCAATCGCGGCTTGATCGCCTCGTACAGCGGGCGCGGATCGTTCGTCACCGGGGTCAGCGAGCCGGGCGCTGAGGTGCGCATCGACCTGACCATGAACATTCCCCCGCAACCGGCCAACGGCGCGATGGCGGAGCTGGTTGGCAAGGGCCTGGACGATGTGCTGCGGCGCAACCGCATCGAGGCGTTGTCGACCTACCAGGACGAGCCCACCACCCGCTCCGCGCTGCAAGCGGCGCAAGGCTGGTTGAAACCAGCCCTGGGCGATCTCGATACCCGCGCGCTGAGCGTGTGCTCGGGCTCGCAGGCGGCGATTTTCGCCATCTTGGCGTCCTGCGCGAAGCCCGGTGATACGCTGCTCTGCGACCCCTTGACCTACCCTGGGCTGCTATTGGCAGCGCGCCAGCTGGGCCTGCGCGTGCTGGCGGTCGAGGGCGATGCCGACGGCATGCGCCCGGACGCACTGGAGCGCGCCCAGCAGCAAAGTGGCGCGCGTCTTGTGTACCTGAACCCAACCTTCAACAACCCCACCGCGCACACCATGCCCATCGGCCGCCGACAGCAGATCGCAGCCACCGTGCTGCGCCTGGACCTGACGCTGATCGAAGACGACCCCTATCGCTACCTGCTCGACGACGCCCCGGCGGCCATCGCCACGCTGACCGGCGGCGCCAACACCTTCTACCTGGCATCGCTGTCCAAATGCCTGTGGCCAAGCCTGCGCACCTCGTTCGTCCTGCCACCACGGGGCGATACCGGCGAGCGCCTGCAAAGCGGGCTGCGTGCTGCGAGCATGGGTTGTTCGGCGCTGCTGCTGGGGTTGGTCGAGCACTGGATTCGCAGCGGCACCGCCAAGCAGCTGGTGCAGGAGATTCAGCGCGAAGCGCGCGCCCGGCAGCAGCTGGCGGGCAGCTTGCTCACGGCGCCGGTGCAGACTCACCCCACCGGTATTCACCTGTGGCTGGCGCTGCCCGCGCACTGGAACCAAAACCTGTTCACCCATGCCTTGGATGAGCTTGGGGTCAACGTCGCCAGTGCCGATTCGTTCAGCGTTGCCCCGCAGACCCAGGATGCGGTGCGCGTATCGCTCGGCGGCCCGGCCGATCAGGCCAGCCTGGGCAGCGCCTTGCGCAAGATCGACGCGTTGCTCAAGGAAGATCGGCGGCGCAGCTCGCGCGCGTTCGTCTGA
- a CDS encoding DUF934 domain-containing protein, translating into MTLIDRNGLPVTDPWLYQQQDAPLVLAERCVIRLEQWDEYLSQFGAPAQGVRISGEQDPAGVLALLAQLEVIVIDFAKSRDGRGFTLARLLRDRHAFAGDLRAAGPLLPDQFSMLLQCGFTSLLAPATVPLVRWQDAARARLQAQARPRTLLERLSLSNEA; encoded by the coding sequence GTGACGCTCATTGATCGTAACGGCCTGCCGGTTACAGACCCGTGGCTGTATCAACAACAAGACGCCCCCTTGGTGTTGGCCGAACGCTGCGTGATTCGCCTTGAGCAATGGGACGAATACCTCAGCCAATTCGGCGCGCCTGCCCAAGGTGTGCGGATCAGCGGCGAGCAGGATCCCGCTGGCGTGCTGGCGCTACTGGCCCAGCTCGAAGTGATCGTCATCGACTTTGCCAAGTCGCGCGACGGTCGCGGCTTTACCCTTGCGCGCCTGTTGCGCGACCGGCACGCCTTCGCTGGCGATTTGCGTGCCGCCGGGCCGTTGCTGCCCGATCAGTTCTCGATGTTGCTGCAGTGCGGCTTCACCAGCCTGCTGGCCCCGGCCACGGTGCCGCTGGTTCGCTGGCAAGACGCCGCCAGGGCCCGCCTGCAAGCCCAGGCCCGGCCGCGCACGCTGCTCGAGCGCCTTTCCCTAAGTAATGAGGCATAA
- a CDS encoding DUF2790 domain-containing protein, whose amino-acid sequence MKASIALFALFASFASLGAYADQASNQPVAASAQNYEYGMPLDVAKVISITPASNIADCQVGTAHMVYVDHQGQRREVNYREMGNCSQM is encoded by the coding sequence ATGAAAGCCTCGATCGCCCTTTTTGCCCTGTTCGCATCCTTTGCCTCGCTTGGCGCCTACGCTGACCAAGCCTCCAATCAACCCGTGGCTGCCAGTGCTCAGAACTACGAATACGGCATGCCGCTGGATGTGGCCAAGGTCATCTCGATCACCCCGGCCAGCAACATCGCCGATTGTCAGGTGGGCACTGCGCACATGGTCTATGTCGACCATCAAGGCCAGCGTCGTGAGGTCAATTACCGGGAAATGGGCAACTGCTCGCAGATGTAA
- a CDS encoding RidA family protein, with protein MANADITYIPDPDPESISSDVTGFGNLLVSTQIPTRADGSLELGGIVEQSECTLQALKVALERAGSSIDRVLHLTIYLTDMADRPAFNEVYQRFFSKPWPVRAAVGVASLAVQGMRVEVTAMAAKG; from the coding sequence ATGGCAAACGCAGATATCACTTACATTCCAGATCCGGATCCAGAGTCGATCTCCTCGGACGTTACCGGTTTCGGCAACCTGCTGGTGAGCACCCAGATCCCCACCCGTGCCGACGGCAGCCTGGAATTGGGCGGCATCGTCGAGCAGAGCGAATGCACCCTGCAAGCGCTCAAGGTCGCCCTGGAACGTGCCGGCAGCTCGATCGATCGGGTACTGCACCTGACCATCTACCTCACCGACATGGCTGATCGCCCGGCGTTCAACGAGGTCTACCAGCGTTTCTTCAGCAAGCCGTGGCCGGTGCGCGCGGCAGTGGGCGTCGCTTCGCTGGCAGTGCAAGGCATGCGCGTGGAAGTCACTGCGATGGCGGCCAAGGGCTGA
- a CDS encoding DUF2849 domain-containing protein yields MNDCQLICANRLDDGAVVWLDAEHQWVETLAQASAFAPQQLPAAQAAAQRAVDANLVVGPLPCAARRVDGVVEPIELRERLRARGPSVRTDLGKQAARLSPPASAAQPRPVIAAPVEHAGVYRYDPFERDYLKARAREFEQQVARRLSGELDEEAFKVYRLMNGLYLQLHGYMLRVAIPYGTLSAIQLRQLAYVASTYDKGYGHLTTRQNIQFNWPHLSDTPEILSVLADADLHCIQTSGNCIRNVTTDHFAGAAQDEVIDPRVHAEILRQWSTDHPEFTYLPRKFKIAITGSPIDRAAVRFHDIGILATRNDQGQVGFQIYAGGGLGRTPIVGTLVRDWLAERDLLRYVEAILRVYNSLGRRDNLYKARIKILVRELKPAKFIDLIEAEFASLPADHQHLEPGIVQAIHERFVKPAFAELPGICEDYLDARTADAEFAFWVRNNTHPHKKRGYISAVISLKPQGGIPGDVSAQEMLLIADLAEAHSLNEIRVSHEQNLVLPHVRLSELYQVWQALRGAGLATANVNLISDSIACPGMDYCSLATARSVPVAQRIAQRFDEAQQREIGELKLNVSGCINACAHHHVAHIGILGLDKAGHENYQITLGGSAAEDAAVGTILGRSVSYEALPEVVEAIVAIYLRERVEGERFLDTYRRVGIDVFKEVLRDAH; encoded by the coding sequence ATGAATGACTGCCAACTGATCTGCGCCAATCGTCTCGACGATGGCGCAGTGGTCTGGCTGGACGCGGAGCACCAGTGGGTCGAGACCCTTGCACAGGCCAGTGCCTTTGCCCCGCAGCAACTCCCTGCCGCCCAGGCTGCGGCGCAACGAGCGGTGGACGCGAACCTGGTGGTCGGCCCGCTGCCCTGCGCTGCACGGCGAGTGGACGGCGTTGTCGAGCCGATCGAGTTGCGCGAACGCTTGCGTGCTCGTGGGCCATCGGTGCGCACCGATCTGGGTAAACAGGCGGCCCGCCTCAGCCCACCCGCGAGCGCTGCCCAGCCGCGCCCGGTGATCGCGGCACCGGTCGAGCACGCTGGGGTCTATCGCTACGACCCGTTCGAGCGCGACTACCTCAAGGCCCGTGCCCGCGAGTTCGAGCAGCAAGTGGCCCGGCGCCTGAGTGGCGAGCTCGACGAAGAAGCGTTCAAGGTCTATCGGCTGATGAACGGCCTGTACCTGCAGTTGCATGGCTACATGCTGCGGGTGGCCATCCCCTATGGCACCTTGAGCGCGATTCAATTGCGCCAGCTGGCCTATGTCGCCAGCACCTACGACAAGGGCTATGGCCACCTCACCACGCGGCAGAACATTCAGTTCAACTGGCCGCACCTGTCCGATACCCCAGAAATCCTCTCGGTGCTGGCCGATGCTGACCTGCATTGCATCCAGACCAGCGGCAACTGCATCCGCAACGTCACCACCGACCACTTCGCCGGCGCTGCCCAGGATGAAGTGATAGACCCGCGGGTGCACGCTGAAATCCTCCGCCAGTGGTCCACCGACCACCCTGAGTTCACCTACCTGCCGCGCAAGTTCAAGATCGCCATTACCGGCAGCCCGATCGACCGCGCAGCGGTGCGCTTTCACGACATCGGCATCCTCGCCACGCGCAACGACCAGGGCCAGGTGGGCTTTCAGATCTACGCAGGTGGAGGGCTGGGGCGCACGCCTATTGTCGGCACGCTGGTGCGCGACTGGCTGGCCGAGCGCGACTTGCTGCGCTATGTCGAGGCGATCCTGCGGGTCTACAACAGCCTCGGGCGGCGCGACAACCTGTACAAGGCGCGGATCAAGATCCTGGTTCGCGAGCTCAAGCCAGCCAAGTTCATCGATTTGATCGAGGCGGAGTTCGCCAGCCTTCCCGCGGACCATCAGCACCTGGAACCGGGCATCGTCCAGGCGATACACGAGCGCTTCGTCAAGCCCGCCTTCGCGGAGCTGCCCGGCATCTGTGAGGACTACCTCGATGCGCGCACAGCCGATGCCGAGTTTGCCTTTTGGGTGCGCAACAACACCCATCCGCACAAGAAACGCGGGTATATCAGCGCGGTCATCTCGCTCAAGCCCCAGGGCGGTATTCCGGGCGATGTCAGTGCCCAAGAGATGCTGCTGATCGCCGACTTGGCCGAAGCCCATTCGCTCAATGAGATCCGCGTGTCCCATGAGCAGAACCTGGTCTTGCCGCATGTGCGCCTCAGTGAGCTTTACCAGGTCTGGCAAGCCCTGCGCGGCGCCGGCCTGGCTACGGCCAACGTCAACCTGATCTCCGACTCGATCGCTTGCCCAGGCATGGACTACTGCAGCTTGGCCACGGCCCGTTCGGTGCCGGTGGCCCAGCGCATCGCGCAGCGTTTCGATGAGGCCCAGCAGCGTGAGATTGGCGAGCTCAAGCTCAACGTGTCCGGCTGCATCAACGCCTGTGCCCACCACCATGTCGCCCACATCGGCATTCTCGGCCTGGACAAGGCCGGGCATGAAAACTACCAGATCACCCTCGGCGGCAGCGCGGCAGAGGATGCCGCGGTGGGCACCATCCTTGGCCGCTCGGTGAGCTATGAGGCGCTGCCAGAAGTAGTCGAGGCGATTGTCGCGATCTACCTGCGCGAACGGGTCGAGGGCGAGCGCTTCCTGGATACCTACCGCCGCGTCGGCATCGATGTGTTCAAGGAGGTGTTGCGTGACGCTCATTGA
- a CDS encoding MFS transporter has product MSPRLLAQALAPLLGLFIIALGNGFMSSLTTLQLGTAGESATMIGVVSSAYFIGLTLGAIFNDRLILRIGHIRAYTSFASLIAATILLQGLFYDTTWWMVLRLINGWAAVGVFLVIESWLLLAGDAKIRGRLLALYMIAFYGAGVLAQATLGDVTGWGPTVPYMVAGMLATLSVLPIVILPRVSPLMDQVEPLKPRQLLGIAPTGLVGCFGSGVAIAGIYALLPLYLQRIGLDVGEVGNMMAWVILGAMLLQYPVGRWSDRKDRQDVLISLAALCTVLSVLIVLLPANSVLLPAMLFLLGGGVFALYPVAVSSAADRAPADALVPMIQGLLLINSLGSAMAPLAISPVMTSYGEVGLFWAFAVINLAMVSFFLWRRGKRPAPEHPAPFAPTATFSPTGAELRATEELMHAVQEHPSMAEIQTPTPAPERV; this is encoded by the coding sequence ATGTCTCCGCGTTTGCTGGCCCAGGCGCTAGCACCCCTGCTCGGGCTCTTCATCATTGCCCTGGGCAATGGTTTCATGTCTTCCCTGACCACCCTGCAACTGGGCACCGCTGGCGAATCGGCGACCATGATCGGCGTGGTGTCCTCGGCCTACTTCATCGGCCTGACCCTGGGCGCGATCTTCAACGATCGGCTGATCCTGCGCATTGGCCACATCCGCGCCTACACCAGCTTCGCCTCGCTGATCGCCGCGACCATTCTGTTGCAAGGGCTGTTCTACGACACCACCTGGTGGATGGTGCTGCGCCTGATCAACGGCTGGGCTGCGGTCGGGGTGTTCCTGGTGATCGAAAGCTGGCTACTGCTGGCGGGCGACGCGAAGATCCGCGGACGCCTGCTGGCGCTGTACATGATCGCCTTCTATGGCGCTGGCGTGCTGGCCCAAGCCACCCTGGGCGACGTCACCGGCTGGGGCCCGACCGTGCCGTACATGGTCGCCGGTATGCTCGCAACGCTGTCAGTGCTGCCGATCGTGATCCTGCCACGGGTGTCGCCGCTGATGGATCAGGTCGAACCGCTCAAGCCACGTCAGCTGCTGGGCATCGCCCCGACCGGGCTGGTCGGCTGCTTCGGTTCGGGCGTGGCGATCGCCGGGATCTACGCGCTGCTGCCGCTGTACCTGCAACGCATCGGCCTGGATGTCGGTGAGGTTGGCAACATGATGGCCTGGGTGATTCTCGGCGCCATGCTGCTGCAGTATCCGGTGGGGCGCTGGTCGGACCGCAAGGATCGCCAGGATGTGCTGATCTCGCTGGCCGCGCTGTGCACCGTGCTGTCGGTGTTGATCGTGCTGTTGCCGGCCAATTCGGTGCTGCTGCCGGCCATGTTGTTCCTGCTTGGCGGTGGCGTGTTCGCCCTGTATCCGGTGGCGGTCAGCAGCGCTGCCGACCGGGCCCCGGCCGATGCGCTGGTGCCGATGATCCAAGGCTTGCTGCTGATCAACTCGCTGGGCTCGGCAATGGCTCCGCTGGCGATCTCGCCGGTGATGACTTCCTATGGTGAAGTGGGGCTGTTCTGGGCCTTTGCAGTGATCAACCTGGCGATGGTCAGCTTCTTCCTCTGGCGGCGCGGCAAACGCCCGGCACCGGAGCATCCGGCACCTTTCGCGCCGACTGCAACCTTCTCGCCTACCGGTGCTGAGCTGCGCGCTACCGAAGAGCTGATGCATGCGGTGCAGGAGCATCCTTCGATGGCCGAGATACAGACCCCGACACCGGCGCCTGAGCGCGTTTGA
- a CDS encoding TonB-dependent receptor family protein produces the protein MPRHLYLLLPSLGLCSLAHAASPTAFTLLEPMVVTGTYAPNPSFDLPYSIDTVERGQIADGQLGVNLSEALNRVPGLVVQNRQNYAQDLQISSRGYGARSAFGIRGIKLLSDGIPASTPDGQGQAASLNLDVAERIEVLRGPASAIYGSNAGGVIQMFSRDGAGPPKVGLESTVGSDGFNKNHLYGEGGNDQAGFVLDASRLDTDGYRDHSAARRDQTFAKVHVRPDDDSRLALIFSSLEQNGTQDPLGQTWEAYKHDPRSVMPPAEQYNTRKSIHHQQVGMNYERYFGDATLQLNLYTGRRSVIQYLSIPKTIVSNRDRGGGVVDFDREFHGATLRWIQPVDVALGALTLTAGADYDRSRDDRRGYQNFSGDTLGVKGELRRDEQDTATSLDPYLQAHWELERWTVDAGVRHSSMEMEVNDHFLSNGDASGSKKYQRTTPTLSVMYAFTPDLHGYISAGKAFETPTQAEMAYAPGSVEGFNFGLKPSTSTQYELGLKARPDERTRINVAVFEIHTRDEIVVLASEGGRTSYHNAGKTLRRGLELGIQRELSEQWQANLAYTLLDATYDEAFSQGSNSIDKGNHLPGVPRSSVFGELVWKPRAGISMGLEGQYRSKVYVEDTNDQHAAPSYAVFNWRTRLEQQYGPWTFHQLVRLDNLLDRQYVGSVIVGDGNGRYYEAAPGRSWYAGAGLEYQF, from the coding sequence ATGCCTCGCCACCTCTACCTCTTGCTCCCGAGCCTCGGCCTTTGCTCCCTGGCTCACGCAGCGTCGCCCACTGCCTTCACCCTGCTCGAACCGATGGTGGTCACCGGCACCTACGCCCCCAACCCCAGCTTCGACCTGCCCTACTCCATCGACACCGTGGAGCGCGGGCAGATTGCCGACGGCCAACTCGGGGTGAATCTGTCCGAAGCGCTTAACCGCGTCCCCGGCCTGGTGGTGCAGAACCGCCAGAACTACGCCCAGGACCTGCAGATTTCTTCCCGCGGCTACGGCGCACGTTCTGCCTTCGGCATCCGCGGGATCAAGCTGCTCAGCGACGGCATCCCGGCCAGCACACCCGATGGCCAGGGCCAGGCGGCGTCGCTCAACCTCGACGTCGCCGAGCGCATCGAAGTACTGCGCGGCCCGGCCTCGGCGATCTACGGCAGTAACGCCGGCGGGGTGATCCAGATGTTCTCCCGCGACGGCGCCGGGCCGCCCAAGGTTGGCCTCGAAAGCACCGTCGGCAGCGACGGTTTCAACAAGAATCACTTGTACGGCGAAGGCGGCAACGACCAGGCCGGGTTCGTCCTCGACGCCTCGCGCCTGGACACCGACGGCTACCGCGACCACAGCGCCGCGCGCCGTGACCAGACCTTTGCCAAGGTGCATGTGCGCCCCGATGACGACAGCCGCCTGGCGCTGATCTTCAGCAGCCTGGAACAAAATGGCACCCAGGATCCACTTGGGCAGACCTGGGAGGCCTACAAGCACGATCCGCGTTCGGTAATGCCGCCTGCCGAGCAATACAACACTCGAAAAAGCATTCACCACCAGCAGGTTGGAATGAACTATGAGCGTTACTTTGGTGATGCCACCTTGCAGCTCAATTTATATACAGGCCGGCGCAGCGTAATTCAGTATTTGTCGATTCCAAAAACCATCGTGTCCAACCGAGACCGCGGCGGCGGCGTGGTCGACTTCGACCGCGAGTTCCACGGCGCCACCCTGCGCTGGATCCAGCCCGTCGATGTCGCCCTCGGCGCCCTGACCCTGACCGCCGGGGCCGACTACGACCGTAGTCGCGACGACCGCCGTGGCTACCAGAATTTCAGCGGCGACACCTTGGGCGTCAAAGGCGAACTGCGCCGCGATGAACAGGACACCGCCACCAGCCTCGACCCATACCTGCAAGCCCATTGGGAGTTGGAGCGCTGGACTGTCGACGCTGGCGTGCGCCATAGCAGCATGGAGATGGAGGTCAATGACCATTTCCTCAGCAACGGCGACGCCAGCGGTTCGAAGAAATACCAACGCACCACCCCGACCTTGTCGGTGATGTATGCCTTTACCCCCGATCTGCACGGCTACATCAGTGCAGGCAAAGCGTTCGAAACGCCTACCCAGGCGGAAATGGCCTATGCGCCAGGCTCGGTGGAAGGCTTTAACTTCGGCCTGAAGCCGTCCACCAGCACCCAGTACGAGCTGGGCCTCAAGGCTCGACCTGACGAACGTACCCGCATCAATGTCGCGGTGTTCGAGATCCACACCCGTGACGAGATCGTGGTGCTTGCTTCCGAGGGTGGCCGCACCAGTTATCACAATGCCGGCAAAACCCTGCGCCGCGGCCTGGAGCTGGGCATCCAGCGTGAACTGAGCGAGCAATGGCAGGCCAACCTTGCCTACACCCTGCTCGACGCCACCTATGACGAAGCGTTCAGCCAGGGCAGCAACTCCATCGACAAAGGTAACCACCTACCGGGCGTGCCACGCAGCAGCGTATTCGGCGAGCTGGTATGGAAACCGCGTGCCGGTATCAGCATGGGGCTTGAGGGGCAGTACCGCAGCAAGGTCTATGTCGAGGACACCAATGACCAGCACGCGGCCCCCAGTTATGCGGTGTTCAACTGGCGGACCCGCCTTGAGCAACAGTACGGGCCGTGGACCTTCCATCAACTGGTGCGCCTGGACAACCTGCTCGATCGTCAGTACGTCGGCTCGGTGATCGTTGGCGACGGCAATGGCCGCTATTACGAAGCCGCGCCGGGGCGCTCGTGGTATGCCGGGGCTGGGTTGGAGTATCAGTTCTAA
- a CDS encoding LysR family transcriptional regulator: protein MDMLHAMRTFARVVECGSFAAAANALDISAAQVSRIVAELENQLQTRLLHRTTRRLRMSEAGERFLQRSRQIMLLTEEAMDEARGAHLTPRGRLRFHSTHGLGMLMMPLVAAYKAACPEVVMEMTLSQRNPDPLDEGHDVVLTVGRGLPDSQLIAIPLGSIYSILCASPDYLARHGVPQRPQDLHEHVCLRMGDPLFEEDWAFEQTPDNYVILPQDTFLTNVADAMLQATELGMGIGLIPYYSASKSIEEGRLCRVLAPHRLRQREIYAIYPSRHYLDAKVRTWLDLLKEQLPVMFKAHERLVDDPQYWR from the coding sequence ATGGACATGCTGCATGCCATGCGAACCTTTGCCCGCGTGGTGGAGTGCGGCAGTTTCGCTGCCGCTGCCAATGCGTTGGATATTTCTGCGGCGCAGGTCTCGCGCATCGTCGCCGAGCTTGAGAACCAGCTGCAAACCCGCTTGTTGCACCGCACCACCCGCCGCTTGCGCATGAGCGAGGCGGGCGAGCGTTTTCTGCAGCGCTCGCGGCAGATCATGCTGCTCACCGAAGAGGCCATGGATGAGGCCCGCGGCGCCCACCTCACGCCGCGTGGCCGGCTGCGCTTTCACTCCACCCACGGCTTGGGCATGTTGATGATGCCGCTGGTGGCGGCCTACAAGGCGGCGTGTCCGGAAGTGGTGATGGAGATGACCCTGTCCCAGCGCAACCCTGATCCGCTGGACGAAGGTCATGACGTGGTGCTCACCGTTGGCCGTGGGTTGCCAGACTCGCAACTGATCGCCATCCCGTTGGGCAGCATCTACAGCATTCTGTGTGCCTCGCCCGACTACCTGGCGCGCCATGGCGTACCGCAGCGCCCGCAAGACCTGCATGAACATGTGTGCTTGCGCATGGGCGATCCGTTGTTCGAGGAAGACTGGGCGTTCGAGCAGACCCCGGACAATTACGTCATCCTGCCCCAAGACACCTTCCTGACCAATGTGGCCGATGCGATGCTGCAGGCCACTGAGCTGGGCATGGGCATCGGGCTGATTCCATATTATTCGGCGAGCAAGTCGATCGAAGAAGGGCGCTTGTGCCGGGTGTTGGCACCGCACCGGCTACGCCAGCGGGAGATTTATGCGATCTATCCGTCGCGCCATTATCTGGATGCCAAGGTGCGCACCTGGCTGGACCTGCTCAAGGAGCAGTTGCCGGTGATGTTCAAAGCCCATGAGCGGCTGGTTGATGATCCGCAGTACTGGCGCTGA